From the genome of Gemmatimonas phototrophica, one region includes:
- a CDS encoding DinB family protein encodes MTPTPEWWQRGPVTGVPDALQPVAHMLLQLRDEVPTVVAPLSWAQWNDRPAGVASVAFHVRHVAGVLDRLFTYARGATLTEAQVVALKAEAAPLTEDTRDRLLDALIAQLESRLDEVRTIDPAILGDVRTIGRAQLPSTVLGCIVHAAEHGMRHLGQLVVTARVVAAQDSRAVVPEGP; translated from the coding sequence ATGACTCCAACTCCAGAATGGTGGCAGCGCGGACCGGTGACCGGCGTGCCTGATGCCCTGCAGCCGGTGGCGCATATGCTGCTGCAGCTGCGCGATGAGGTGCCCACGGTGGTGGCGCCGCTGTCGTGGGCACAGTGGAACGACCGACCGGCCGGTGTTGCGTCCGTGGCGTTCCATGTGCGTCACGTGGCCGGCGTGCTGGATCGACTGTTTACCTATGCCCGTGGCGCTACGCTCACCGAGGCGCAGGTGGTCGCCCTCAAAGCGGAGGCGGCACCGCTGACCGAGGACACGCGGGATCGACTGCTTGACGCGCTGATCGCGCAGCTTGAATCGCGGCTCGACGAAGTGCGCACCATTGATCCGGCCATCCTGGGAGATGTGCGTACCATTGGGCGGGCGCAGCTGCCCAGTACCGTCTTGGGGTGCATTGTGCACGCCGCAGAACATGGGATGCGGCATCTGGGACAGTTGGTGGTGACGGCGCGCGTGGTGGCCGCGCAGGATTCACGTGCTGTCGTGCCGGAGGGGCCGTGA
- a CDS encoding tRNA (cytidine(34)-2'-O)-methyltransferase — protein MIYITPAMSLHVVLVHPEIHWNTGNAGRTCLATGATLHLIEPLGFSLSEREVKRAGLDYWEHVDVRVWKHWDLFEAEMPRLGEPWFFSTKGTTSFWDAPLGDADGAVLVFGRETAGLPAELHARYADRFVTMPMHSAHIRSLNLSTSVAVGVYEVLRQRRALGR, from the coding sequence ATGATCTATATCACTCCGGCCATGTCGCTGCACGTTGTCCTTGTTCATCCCGAGATTCACTGGAACACCGGCAACGCCGGGCGCACGTGCCTGGCCACCGGCGCGACCTTGCATCTCATCGAGCCGCTGGGATTCTCGTTGTCAGAACGGGAGGTCAAGCGGGCCGGGCTCGACTATTGGGAACACGTGGACGTGCGTGTCTGGAAACACTGGGACCTGTTCGAGGCCGAGATGCCCAGGCTGGGTGAACCGTGGTTCTTTTCCACGAAGGGTACGACCTCGTTTTGGGACGCGCCGCTGGGCGATGCCGACGGCGCCGTGCTGGTGTTCGGTCGCGAGACGGCGGGACTCCCCGCGGAGCTGCACGCGCGCTACGCCGATCGCTTTGTCACCATGCCCATGCACTCGGCGCACATCAGATCACTGAATCTGTCCACCAGTGTGGCGGTGGGGGTCTACGAGGTGTTGCGTCAACGTCGGGCATTGGGGCGGTAG